The following coding sequences are from one Kogia breviceps isolate mKogBre1 chromosome X, mKogBre1 haplotype 1, whole genome shotgun sequence window:
- the LOC131748039 gene encoding testis-expressed protein 13A-like: MAVNFNDPACGFLQREVVDFLNKQILKAGVSPYLSSLCESKSWGDMEKKLRDIVTNSAISGRLREACAWTSLALAVRFAERQKSKDTEKVKKLEEQLEEQKLLTNALRGTVNRLREIQEREKEKAQSQLQQSLTNLHGVEEERNLLRSELLRVLSTQSQQQARTQGEEKEKEAQTSGMLTCSYGTASCWLRGEAGKGSDQEAQTSGMLMCSYGTASCWLRGEAGEGSDQEAQTSGMLMCSYGTASRWLRGEAGKGSDQEAQTSGMLMCSYGTARRWLRGEVGKGSDQETAAAPEMAALGGEAKKDKVISLWGKNEVVANFSCPQLLGAGAQAGQLLPLNLSQFSYSYPPTISLAGATGEAAAAPPVKNSRARWDRKHSHTGKFLPETLKQYPGVSHSARRTIRHRMGDWTCAQCHSMNFLWRKMCFKCKTPWHTRERRGSPPN; this comes from the coding sequence ATGGCTGTAAATTTTAATGACCCAGCCTGTGGCTTCCTTCAGAGGGAGGTTGTAGATTTCTTAAATAAGCAAATACTTAAAGCTGGAGTCAGTCCCTACTTGTCCTCGTTGTGCGAGAGCAAGTCTTGGGGGGATATGGAGAAGAAGTTGAGGGACATTGTGACTAACTCAGCTATATCGGGACGCCTCAGGGAGGCTTGTGCCTGGACCTCCCTGGCCCTAGCAGTGCGGTTTGCTGAGAGGCAGAAGTCGAAGGATACAGAAAAGGTAAAAAAGCTCGAGGAGCAGCTCGAGGAGCAAAAGCTTCTCACGAATGCCTTGAGGGGGACGGTGAATAGACTCCGGGAGatacaagagagggaaaaggagaaggcCCAGTCCCAGCTTCAGCAGAGCCTCACAAACCTTCATGGAGTAGAGGAAGAGCGAAATTTACTCAGGAGTGAGCTTCTTAGGGTGTTAAGCACTCAGTCTCAGCAGCAGGCCAGAActcagggagaggagaaggaaaaggaggcacAGACGTCAGGGATGCTGACGTGTTCTTATGGCACAGCAAGTTGCTGGctgaggggggaggcggggaaggGATCAGACCAGGAGGCACAGACGTCTGGGATGCTGATGTGTTCTTATGGCACAGCAAGTTGCTGGctgaggggggaggcgggggagggatcAGACCAGGAGGCACAGACGTCAGGGATGCTGATGTGTTCTTATGGCACAGCAAGTCGCTGGctgaggggggaggcggggaaggGATCAGACCAGGAGGCACAGACGTCAGGGATGCTGATGTGTTCTTATGGCACAGCACGTCGCTGGCTgaggggggaggtggggaagggatcaGACCAAGAGACTGCTGCTGCTCCTGAGATGGCTGCTCTAGGgggagaggcaaagaaggacaaaGTGATTTCTCTATGGGGGAAGAACGAGGTGGTAGCTAATTTTTCTTGCCCTCAGCTCTTGGGTGCCGGGGCCCAGGCTGGTCAACTGCTACCCCTTAATCTCTCTCAATTCTCTTATTCATATCCACCTACAATTTCTCTCGCAGGAGCAACAGGTGAAGCTGCAGCAGCTCCTCCTGTGAAAAATTCCAGAGCTAGGTGGGATAGAAAGCATAGCCATACCGGGAAGTTCTTGCCAGAAACGCTTAAGCAGTACCCTGGCGTCTCTCACTCTGCAAGACGTACCATCAGGCACAGAATGGGAGACTGGACCTGTGCTCAGTGTCATTCGATGAATTTCTTATGGCGAAAGATGTGCTTTAAATGTAAAACACCCTGGCACACAAGGGAACGTAGAGGCTCTCCCCCCAATTAG